DNA from Prionailurus bengalensis isolate Pbe53 chromosome X, Fcat_Pben_1.1_paternal_pri, whole genome shotgun sequence:
TCCTCTGAAGTGGTACCAGAACATGATAAGGCATCCggtatgtacattttttgttctttattccctTAAAATATTAAGCATGTGTTTCAATTCCCTTTTAAGTGAAATAACATATCTATGCCACATACAGACACTAATGGAAAATCCAGTTTGTAGAAGGTCATATCTGTGTACACAGTTAGAAATTCTTGCACaggaaaaatgcataaatattcatAGTCATAATGACAAAGACAACATGACTACTTCTCCAGTTGGAAGTCAATGGAGCCAATGGTAAACCTGACTCTTTGTTTCTCACCAGTACCCTTCCTATGGTTACGAACCCATGGGTGGATGGCTGCACCACCAAATCATTCCCGTGCTGTCCCAGCAGAACCCCCCGAATCACGCCCTGCAGCCTCATCACCACATCCCCATGGTGCCAGCTCAGCAGCCCGTGGTCCCCCAGCAACCAATGATGCCAGTTCCTGGCCAACACTCCATGACTCCAACCCAACACCACCAGCCAaacctccctctgcctgcccagcAGCCCTTCCAGCCCCAGCCCGTCCAGCCGCAGCCTCACCAGCCCATCCAGCCCCAGCCACCCGTGCACCCCATCCAGCCCCTGCCGCCACAGCCACCTCTGCCTCCGATGTTCCCCATacagcccctgccccccatgcTTCCTGACCTGCCTCTGGAAGCTTGGCCAGCAACAGACAAGACCAAGCGGGAAGAAGTGGTGAGTATCCCTTGAAGCCACAACAACATCTGTGAAAATGTTGTAAAGCAAAATTGGCCCCCAGAGTTCTAAGTTCTCAAACAAACCACGATCTAGAGTTTCAGTAGCTACAGGTCAATGACTCTATTAGTCTGAGTGTGTGTTGTAACTTCATATTATAAACAAGTTTATCTATGAGGCATAGTTTTTATGGTGGG
Protein-coding regions in this window:
- the AMELX gene encoding amelogenin, X isoform, producing MGTWILFACLLGAAFAMPLPPHPGHPGYINFSYEVLTPLKWYQNMIRHPYPSYGYEPMGGWLHHQIIPVLSQQNPPNHALQPHHHIPMVPAQQPVVPQQPMMPVPGQHSMTPTQHHQPNLPLPAQQPFQPQPVQPQPHQPIQPQPPVHPIQPLPPQPPLPPMFPIQPLPPMLPDLPLEAWPATDKTKREEVD